In Odontesthes bonariensis isolate fOdoBon6 chromosome 22, fOdoBon6.hap1, whole genome shotgun sequence, one genomic interval encodes:
- the LOC142373332 gene encoding liver-expressed antimicrobial peptide 2: MRTLQEKIIILSLFLSLICITQVNALPVPDDWNGIIQRTKRSLLWRWNSLKPVGASCRDPLECGTKYCR; the protein is encoded by the exons ATGAGGACACTTCAGGAAAAAATCATCATcctctctctttttctgtccCTAATATGTatcacacag GTCAACGCACTGCCTGTCCCTGATGACTGGAACGGTATAATCCAGCGGACCAAGCGGTCGTTGCTGTGGCGCTGGAACAGTCTGAAGCCTGTTGGCGCCAGTTGTAGAGATCCTTTAGAGTGTGGCACAAAATACTGCAGGTAG